From the genome of Acaryochloris sp. CCMEE 5410, one region includes:
- a CDS encoding DUF5335 family protein, with protein sequence MTEHTIQETQQIPQDQWLAFFDHLTKSYRGCSLAIEVTDEDVGDENLVQQSPLASITYDPPAKGNDLMIAIGGDQVTYAHTVNAPKAVWVAKDISGQVVAIDILDHNGTQTILRLS encoded by the coding sequence ATGACTGAACACACTATTCAAGAAACCCAGCAAATCCCTCAAGACCAGTGGTTAGCTTTTTTCGATCACCTTACGAAGAGTTACAGGGGATGTTCCCTTGCAATTGAAGTAACTGACGAAGACGTTGGAGATGAAAATCTCGTTCAACAGTCACCCCTAGCGTCCATCACTTACGATCCACCCGCGAAGGGGAACGATTTGATGATTGCGATTGGAGGTGATCAGGTGACCTATGCACATACAGTCAATGCGCCCAAGGCCGTATGGGTTGCCAAAGATATCTCAGGACAAGTAGTGGCAATAGATATTTTGGATCACAACGGTACTCAGACGATCTTGCGTTTGAGTTAG
- a CDS encoding DUF6691 family protein: MKQQLIALISGIFFGLGLGISPMIDRERVLGFLDVTGTWDPTLLFTLGGAVGVTILTFRCVLGRSTPIFSPKFYLPTKQTIDWQLLIGSAIFGIGWGMAGYCPGPGLVALVLGIWRVLSSFGDPEKCVVILLTDKN, from the coding sequence ATGAAACAACAACTTATTGCCTTAATCTCAGGAATATTCTTCGGACTTGGTTTGGGAATATCTCCAATGATTGATCGCGAGCGTGTCCTCGGTTTTCTGGATGTAACGGGGACTTGGGATCCCACGCTTCTATTTACTTTAGGTGGAGCTGTTGGAGTAACAATCCTCACTTTTAGATGTGTTCTGGGACGTTCCACGCCTATCTTTAGCCCTAAGTTTTATCTACCCACTAAACAGACTATCGATTGGCAGTTACTTATCGGATCAGCTATCTTTGGCATTGGTTGGGGAATGGCAGGTTACTGCCCTGGTCCTGGTCTAGTCGCCTTAGTTTTAGGCATTTGGAGAGTCTTGTCCTCTTTTGGTGATCCAGAAAAATGTGTTGTAATTCTGCTCACAGATAAAAACTAA
- a CDS encoding YeeE/YedE family protein, which yields MLGGILIGLSATILLLFNGRIAGMSGMVNGAIKLTPHERWRWTFILGLFMGGALYEYVLAPQPTPTSTFSPRMMIIGGFLVGFGTRMGNGCTSGHGVCGLGRLSVRSLAAVLTFILTAISTVWVTHQVLPN from the coding sequence TTGTTAGGAGGTATCCTAATCGGTCTGAGTGCGACAATCTTACTACTCTTCAATGGTCGTATTGCTGGTATGAGCGGTATGGTTAATGGTGCGATCAAGCTTACCCCCCACGAACGCTGGCGTTGGACCTTTATCTTAGGACTCTTTATGGGGGGGGCTCTCTACGAATATGTTTTGGCTCCCCAACCCACACCCACCTCTACTTTTTCTCCTAGGATGATGATCATTGGTGGATTTTTGGTAGGTTTTGGGACTCGTATGGGGAATGGCTGCACCAGTGGTCACGGTGTTTGTGGTTTAGGGCGCTTGTCTGTGAGATCCCTGGCAGCAGTGTTGACATTTATCTTGACTGCGATATCAACGGTTTGGGTGACCCACCAGGTATTACCAAATTGA
- a CDS encoding SulP family inorganic anion transporter, whose protein sequence is MTRSGPLLLVLVNTVLVWGLQLHEVAQVKIIGEIPAGLPPLTLPTFDLKSWQALMPTAVAISLVGFMESIAVAKSLASKRRQKIDANQELIGLGAANLSAAFTGGYPVTGGLSRTVVNFSAGANTGLASIITALLIALTVLFFTPLFYFLPQAVLAAIIIVAVLNLIDFTSLQRMWQYNRADAASLLITFGAVLGLGIEAGILVGVLASLCLYLWRTSHPHLAVVGRIEGSEHFRNVLRNPVKTYPHVLAIRVDESLYFANIKALEDYVLHAVSHISDLQHLVLICSAINFIDASALETLEALFADLNSAGVWVYLAEVKGPVMDQLEKTDFVESWVENASF, encoded by the coding sequence TTGACCAGAAGTGGACCATTGCTGCTGGTGCTCGTTAATACAGTTTTGGTGTGGGGACTCCAACTCCATGAAGTGGCTCAGGTCAAGATTATTGGTGAGATTCCAGCGGGTTTGCCGCCCTTGACGCTGCCCACCTTTGACTTGAAGAGTTGGCAAGCTCTTATGCCTACTGCCGTTGCAATTAGTCTTGTGGGATTTATGGAAAGTATTGCTGTGGCTAAGTCCCTGGCTAGTAAACGTCGGCAAAAAATTGATGCCAACCAAGAGTTGATCGGTCTAGGAGCTGCAAACCTGAGCGCAGCCTTCACTGGTGGATATCCAGTAACTGGGGGATTAAGTCGAACCGTGGTTAATTTTAGTGCTGGGGCCAACACTGGGTTAGCATCCATCATCACAGCTTTGCTCATTGCCTTAACGGTTCTATTTTTCACACCCTTATTTTATTTTTTGCCTCAGGCTGTATTGGCAGCGATCATTATCGTTGCTGTCTTGAATTTGATAGATTTCACATCACTGCAACGCATGTGGCAATACAATCGTGCAGATGCGGCTTCATTACTGATCACATTTGGTGCTGTGTTGGGGTTAGGGATTGAAGCTGGAATTCTCGTAGGAGTTCTGGCCTCTCTATGCCTGTATTTATGGCGGACCAGCCATCCCCATTTAGCAGTTGTTGGTCGAATTGAGGGCTCTGAGCATTTTAGGAATGTGCTACGGAATCCTGTAAAAACCTACCCACATGTGTTAGCAATTCGTGTGGATGAAAGTCTCTATTTTGCCAATATAAAAGCTTTGGAAGACTATGTGCTGCATGCTGTGTCTCACATATCTGATTTGCAACATCTTGTACTGATCTGTAGTGCCATCAACTTCATTGATGCGAGCGCATTGGAAACGCTTGAAGCACTGTTTGCTGATTTGAACTCTGCTGGAGTGTGGGTCTATTTAGCTGAAGTCAAAGGTCCAGTGATGGATCAGCTAGAGAAGACAGATTTTGTGGAAAGCTGGGTCGAGAACGCATCTTTCTAA
- a CDS encoding SulP family inorganic anion transporter, with translation MPNFGYDVGPFSRHPTSADGSGSTRFSGELLSHAVISGFTSAAAIIIGFSQLKHLLGLQLPKTESFPELLQEIWQHLPQSNSITLILGLTSLVVLLVFNHQLQPLLKKQGLPPN, from the coding sequence ATACCTAACTTTGGCTATGATGTTGGCCCTTTTAGTAGGCATCCTACAAGTGCTGATGGGAGTGGTTCGACTCGGTTTTCTGGTGAACTTCTCAGTCATGCCGTAATTTCTGGCTTCACGAGTGCAGCTGCCATCATTATTGGTTTTAGCCAACTCAAACACCTTTTGGGATTGCAGCTTCCAAAGACCGAGTCCTTTCCAGAATTACTACAGGAGATTTGGCAGCACCTTCCTCAGAGTAATAGCATTACCCTGATCCTTGGTCTCACTAGCCTAGTTGTGTTGCTGGTCTTCAACCATCAATTGCAGCCACTGCTAAAGAAGCAAGGGTTGCCTCCAAATTGA
- a CDS encoding IS630 family transposase gives MIKIDFTAEEIQHLNYERYHHPHPRVQRRMEVLYLKSQGLAHAQICQLCQISRPTLAKTLRLYQQGGIEGLKTLEYKGQPSSLNAHSDSVRAYFEQHPPRTSAEAQAVIEQLTGIKRSPTQIKAFLKRIGCRYRKVGYVPGKSSLPEKIEEQEQFRQTRLEPLLEEAQRQERLVFFVDAAHFVHRAYLGFLWCLRRIFIPSPSGRQRFNVLGALNAVTKDVISITNHTYINSHSMCLLLAKLALLDPVIPISVILDNARYQKCQLVTDFAEIVDIELVYLPSYSPHLNLIERLWRFVRKECLYSKYYADFPAFKGAIQQCLDQCNGEHKAKLTSLLSLKFQSFKKVNILAV, from the coding sequence ATGATTAAAATTGATTTCACCGCAGAGGAAATCCAACACCTCAATTACGAACGCTATCATCACCCTCACCCACGGGTACAGCGACGGATGGAAGTCCTCTACTTAAAGAGTCAAGGTCTTGCCCATGCCCAGATCTGCCAGCTTTGTCAGATTAGCCGTCCGACCTTAGCCAAAACCCTTCGTTTGTATCAACAAGGAGGAATTGAAGGACTGAAGACCCTGGAATATAAAGGTCAACCCAGTTCACTCAACGCTCATAGCGATAGTGTGAGAGCCTATTTTGAGCAACACCCGCCCCGCACCAGTGCAGAAGCCCAAGCAGTCATTGAACAATTGACAGGTATTAAGCGTTCTCCAACCCAGATCAAAGCCTTCCTCAAGCGCATCGGTTGTCGCTATCGAAAAGTGGGGTATGTGCCGGGAAAGTCGAGTCTGCCCGAGAAAATTGAGGAACAAGAGCAGTTTCGACAAACTCGCCTTGAACCCTTATTAGAGGAAGCTCAACGCCAAGAGCGTCTTGTCTTTTTTGTGGATGCTGCTCATTTTGTTCACCGGGCTTATCTGGGGTTTCTCTGGTGCCTTCGTCGGATCTTCATCCCTTCTCCTTCTGGCCGTCAACGATTCAATGTTCTCGGTGCACTCAACGCTGTCACCAAAGACGTCATCAGTATCACCAACCACACCTACATCAACTCTCATAGCATGTGTCTGTTGCTAGCCAAGCTCGCACTACTCGACCCAGTCATACCCATCAGCGTCATTTTAGACAATGCCCGATATCAAAAATGCCAGCTGGTGACTGACTTTGCTGAGATCGTCGATATTGAGTTAGTCTATTTGCCCTCCTATTCACCCCATTTGAATTTAATTGAGCGGCTCTGGCGCTTTGTGCGCAAAGAATGTCTCTACTCAAAGTATTATGCTGATTTCCCCGCCTTTAAGGGAGCCATTCAACAGTGCCTCGACCAGTGCAATGGTGAGCATAAGGCGAAACTCACAAGCCTGCTATCACTCAAGTTTCAGTCCTTTAAGAAAGTTAATATCTTAGCCGTCTAG
- a CDS encoding rhodanese-like domain-containing protein, with product MTFAMHNLKEIDALTLKQWMDRNEVLLIDVSKPQEFEKSHIPGAKLIPIDKFDPATVPRLQGQRIVLQCQSGNRSTQAAHQMLQAGFSHVNHLQGGLAAWKAAGYPTQGKQSINILRLAQILTGSCVLLGTSLGSTLSPWFVLLSIVVGGSLVLIGVSNN from the coding sequence ATGACATTTGCAATGCACAATCTAAAAGAAATTGATGCCCTAACGCTCAAGCAATGGATGGATAGGAATGAGGTGTTATTGATTGATGTCAGCAAACCCCAGGAGTTTGAAAAAAGTCATATTCCTGGAGCAAAACTGATACCGATCGACAAGTTTGACCCCGCCACAGTCCCTCGTCTCCAGGGGCAAAGGATTGTCCTTCAGTGTCAATCTGGCAACCGTTCGACCCAGGCTGCACATCAAATGTTGCAGGCAGGATTTAGCCATGTTAACCATCTTCAAGGCGGTTTAGCTGCTTGGAAGGCTGCTGGATATCCCACTCAGGGCAAGCAATCCATAAACATACTTCGTTTAGCCCAAATTTTAACGGGCTCTTGTGTTCTCCTTGGGACTAGTTTGGGGTCAACGCTATCTCCATGGTTTGTACTTCTTAGTATTGTTGTGGGGGGGAGTCTTGTCTTGATAGGGGTAAGCAACAATTGA